A single window of Nocardioides baekrokdamisoli DNA harbors:
- the hutU gene encoding urocanate hydratase, producing MTNDAKSNDAKSNPRLPIRAATGTTLTARSWQTEAPLRMLMNNLDPENAERPEDLVVYGGTGKAARNWEAYDALVRTLRTLADDETMLVQSGKPVGVFRTNEWAPRVLIANSNLVGDWANWEEFRRLEELGLTMYGQMTAGSWIYIGTQGILQGTFETFAAVADKRFGGTLAGTITLTAGLGGMGGAQPLAVTMNDGVVICVDVDQSRITRRIEHRYLDVQAEDLGHALELAAAARDEKRPLSIGLLGNAAEVFPRLLEMDAPIDIVTDQTSAHDPLSYLPIGVPFEEWHQRADADPVGFTQEAQASMAAHVRAMVEFQDKGAEVFDYGNSIRDEARKGGYDRAFEFPGFVPAYIRPLFCEGKGPFRWAALSGDPEDIRKTDEAILELFPDNARLHTWIRMAQEKVHYQGLPARICWLGYGERHLAGLKFNEMVRTGELKAPIVIGRDHLDCGSVASPYRETEAMKDGSDAIADWPLLNALTATSSGATWVSIHHGGGVGMGRSIHAGQVCVADGTDLAAQKIERVLTNDPGMGVIRHVDAGYESAAEVAAERGVRIPMLEH from the coding sequence TGCTGATGAACAACCTCGATCCCGAGAATGCCGAACGCCCCGAGGACCTCGTGGTCTACGGCGGCACCGGCAAGGCCGCCCGCAACTGGGAGGCCTACGACGCCCTCGTGCGTACGCTCCGGACCCTGGCCGACGACGAGACGATGCTCGTCCAGAGCGGCAAGCCGGTCGGCGTCTTCCGGACGAACGAGTGGGCGCCGCGCGTACTCATCGCCAACTCCAACCTCGTGGGCGACTGGGCCAACTGGGAGGAGTTCCGCCGGCTGGAGGAGCTCGGGCTGACCATGTACGGCCAGATGACCGCCGGGTCGTGGATCTACATCGGTACGCAGGGGATCCTGCAGGGCACCTTCGAGACCTTTGCTGCGGTCGCGGACAAGAGGTTCGGGGGCACGCTCGCCGGCACGATCACGCTCACCGCCGGACTCGGCGGCATGGGCGGCGCGCAGCCGCTCGCCGTCACGATGAACGACGGCGTCGTGATCTGCGTCGACGTCGACCAGTCCCGGATCACGCGTCGGATCGAGCACCGCTACCTCGACGTCCAGGCTGAGGATCTCGGGCACGCGCTCGAGCTGGCGGCGGCTGCCCGAGACGAGAAGCGCCCGTTGTCGATCGGCCTGCTGGGCAACGCTGCCGAGGTCTTCCCGCGACTGCTCGAGATGGACGCGCCGATCGACATCGTGACCGATCAGACCTCGGCGCACGACCCGCTGAGCTACCTCCCGATCGGTGTCCCGTTCGAGGAGTGGCACCAGCGCGCCGACGCGGACCCTGTCGGGTTCACCCAGGAGGCACAGGCGTCGATGGCGGCGCACGTACGCGCCATGGTCGAGTTCCAGGACAAGGGTGCCGAGGTCTTCGACTACGGCAACTCGATCCGCGACGAGGCCCGCAAGGGTGGCTACGACCGCGCGTTCGAGTTCCCGGGATTCGTGCCGGCCTACATCCGTCCGCTGTTCTGCGAGGGGAAGGGTCCCTTCCGTTGGGCGGCGCTCTCCGGTGACCCCGAGGACATCAGGAAGACCGATGAGGCGATCCTGGAGCTCTTCCCGGACAACGCGCGGCTGCACACGTGGATCCGGATGGCGCAGGAGAAGGTGCATTACCAGGGGCTGCCGGCGCGAATCTGCTGGTTGGGTTACGGCGAGCGCCACCTGGCCGGGCTGAAGTTCAACGAGATGGTGCGCACCGGTGAGCTGAAGGCGCCGATCGTGATCGGACGCGACCACCTCGACTGTGGCTCGGTGGCCTCTCCCTACCGCGAGACGGAGGCGATGAAGGACGGCTCGGACGCGATTGCCGACTGGCCGCTTCTCAATGCCCTGACTGCGACCTCCTCGGGAGCCACCTGGGTCTCGATCCACCACGGGGGCGGCGTCGGCATGGGCCGGTCCATCCACGCGGGTCAGGTCTGCGTGGCGGACGGCACCGACCTGGCGGCGCAGAAGATCGAACGCGTCCTCACGAATGACCCCGGCATGGGCGTCATCCGGCACGTCGACGCGGGGTACGAGTCCGCGGCCGAGGTTGCTGCAGAGCGGGGCGTACGCATCCCGATGCTCGAGCACTGA
- a CDS encoding transporter substrate-binding domain-containing protein: MRRLSLAVSATAASLALAACGSNSLTNTAPSASATVTTSVDAAAAALLPPAVKAKGTLLVGMDTTYPPVDALAGDGQTAVGLDVDLFNAVAKTLGLTATYQTAKFDSIIDGVGSGKYDVGVSAFSITDARKKQAHMVSYFMAGTEWAAPVGNPKHIDVKSPCGISVAVQTGTTEALQDLPPKVAACEKLGKPLHVDHYDAQTAANAAVISGKDDAMLADSPITAYAVKQSTGKLQTIGTIYGSAHYGFVVSLPNTALANAFAAALKVMYENGTYTKVLEAWGATQGGIKSFAVDPAVQ, from the coding sequence ATGCGCCGCCTTTCACTCGCCGTCTCCGCGACGGCCGCATCCCTGGCCCTCGCGGCCTGTGGTTCCAATTCGCTGACCAACACTGCCCCGAGTGCGTCGGCCACGGTCACGACCTCGGTTGACGCTGCGGCGGCCGCGCTTCTCCCGCCAGCCGTCAAGGCCAAGGGCACGCTGCTCGTGGGCATGGACACGACCTATCCACCGGTCGACGCGCTCGCGGGCGACGGCCAGACCGCTGTCGGTCTTGATGTCGATTTGTTCAACGCCGTGGCCAAGACCCTTGGCCTGACGGCCACGTACCAGACCGCAAAGTTCGATTCGATCATCGACGGGGTGGGTAGCGGCAAGTACGACGTGGGCGTCTCGGCCTTCTCGATCACCGATGCGCGTAAGAAGCAGGCTCACATGGTGAGCTACTTCATGGCTGGCACTGAGTGGGCTGCTCCGGTCGGCAACCCCAAGCACATTGATGTGAAGAGTCCGTGTGGCATCAGTGTTGCGGTGCAAACCGGTACCACCGAGGCGCTGCAGGACCTTCCGCCGAAGGTGGCGGCATGCGAGAAACTCGGCAAGCCTTTGCACGTCGATCACTACGACGCGCAGACTGCCGCGAATGCTGCGGTGATCAGCGGTAAGGACGACGCCATGCTGGCTGATTCGCCGATCACGGCTTACGCGGTGAAGCAGTCCACGGGCAAACTGCAGACGATTGGCACAATCTACGGCTCGGCGCACTACGGCTTTGTGGTTTCGCTGCCCAACACGGCGCTCGCCAACGCGTTCGCGGCTGCGCTCAAAGTGATGTACGAGAACGGTACCTATACGAAGGTGTTGGAGGCTTGGGGCGCAACTCAGGGCGGGATCAAGAGCTTCGCTGTCGACCCGGCCGTACAGTGA
- a CDS encoding amino acid ABC transporter permease has product MSTQSTGSASAPGSTGGGAERPGSINAVPVRHPGRWLAVVVILVLAAKGIQILVTNPAFDWNFIGQAMVQSPVIHGLVAGTIVATFGAMAIGVALGVLLAVMRLSENKVLSYAAWFYIWFFRGVPRYVLLALMGALGVVFPPSRGGLGVGIPFGPELMKLFGLHGGLQVFSLDANHLLGGILGGILGLGLSEAAYMAEIARAGILSVDPGQQEAAYAIGMSRGKAMWRVVLPQAMRVIVPPTGNETIGMFKDTTLMTALPVTVELFYQLNNIGLNTFKSFDTDVAAILWYLVICSVMMFGQMHLERYFGRGFGSKEQRRKLFTFKVKALSTSDSGGHR; this is encoded by the coding sequence ATGAGCACTCAGTCAACTGGCTCAGCCTCCGCCCCCGGTAGCACCGGGGGCGGGGCCGAGCGCCCCGGCTCCATCAATGCCGTACCCGTGCGCCATCCCGGTCGGTGGTTGGCGGTCGTTGTCATCCTCGTGCTGGCTGCCAAGGGCATCCAGATCCTCGTGACGAACCCAGCCTTCGACTGGAACTTCATCGGGCAGGCGATGGTTCAGAGCCCGGTGATCCACGGGCTGGTTGCTGGGACGATCGTGGCAACCTTCGGCGCGATGGCCATCGGGGTCGCGCTGGGTGTGCTGCTTGCGGTGATGCGATTGAGCGAGAACAAGGTCCTCTCCTACGCGGCCTGGTTCTACATCTGGTTCTTCCGCGGTGTCCCGCGGTACGTGCTGCTCGCGCTGATGGGTGCGCTTGGCGTGGTCTTTCCGCCTTCGCGAGGCGGACTGGGTGTCGGGATTCCGTTCGGGCCTGAGTTGATGAAGCTATTCGGCCTCCACGGCGGCCTCCAGGTCTTCAGCCTTGATGCGAACCACCTGTTGGGCGGCATCTTGGGCGGAATTCTCGGGCTCGGCCTTTCAGAGGCTGCGTACATGGCTGAGATCGCTCGCGCCGGCATCCTGTCCGTCGACCCGGGGCAGCAGGAGGCGGCGTATGCGATCGGCATGTCTCGTGGCAAGGCAATGTGGCGGGTCGTGCTGCCACAAGCGATGCGGGTGATCGTGCCGCCGACAGGCAACGAGACGATCGGTATGTTCAAGGACACCACCTTGATGACGGCTCTCCCGGTCACCGTCGAACTCTTTTACCAGCTCAACAACATCGGCCTCAACACGTTCAAATCGTTCGATACGGATGTCGCTGCAATCCTCTGGTATCTCGTGATCTGCAGCGTGATGATGTTTGGCCAGATGCATCTGGAGCGTTACTTCGGACGAGGGTTCGGCTCCAAGGAACAAAGGCGCAAACTCTTCACATTCAAGGTAAAGGCACTCTCCACCAGCGACTCCGGAGGCCACCGATGA
- the hutI gene encoding imidazolonepropionase, whose protein sequence is MAEVYTNVGELVTNDPTHDGTLLGLIHDAAVVVEGGRIAWVGPAATAPAADTAHDLGGRAVIPGFVDSHAHLVFAGDRAPEFAARMAGEAYAAGGIRSTVAATRAATDEQLEANLVRLLAEMRRQGTTTVEIKSGYGLSVGDEARSLAIAARHTSETTFLGAHVVPADTTPEEYVATVTGPMLEAAAPYAKWIDVFCERGAFDADQARTILKAGIAKGLLPRMHANQLGHGPGIEVACEVGAASADHCTFATDDDLRNLADAGVVATLLPGVEFSTRQPYPDARRFLDAGVTVALASDCNPGSCYTSSMPFCIAVAVRDMRMTPAQAVWSATAGGARALRRDDVGVLVPGALADLAVLAAPSHIHLAYRPGVPIVSPLPEGRLPLETKRV, encoded by the coding sequence GTGGCTGAGGTCTACACGAATGTCGGCGAACTGGTCACCAACGACCCGACTCACGACGGCACCCTGCTCGGCCTGATCCACGATGCCGCGGTGGTGGTCGAGGGCGGCCGGATCGCCTGGGTCGGACCAGCCGCAACGGCACCGGCCGCCGACACGGCGCACGATCTCGGTGGACGCGCAGTCATCCCCGGCTTCGTCGACTCGCACGCCCATCTCGTCTTCGCCGGCGACCGGGCTCCAGAGTTCGCGGCACGGATGGCGGGGGAGGCGTACGCCGCCGGCGGGATCCGCAGCACCGTCGCGGCGACCCGCGCCGCCACCGATGAACAACTCGAGGCCAACCTCGTACGCCTCCTCGCGGAGATGCGCCGCCAGGGCACGACCACGGTCGAGATCAAGAGTGGATATGGGCTGAGCGTCGGCGATGAGGCCCGGAGTCTGGCGATCGCCGCGCGCCACACGTCCGAGACCACCTTCCTGGGTGCTCATGTCGTTCCTGCCGACACCACGCCCGAGGAGTACGTCGCGACCGTCACCGGTCCGATGCTCGAGGCCGCCGCGCCGTACGCGAAGTGGATCGACGTCTTCTGCGAACGTGGCGCCTTCGATGCCGATCAGGCCCGTACGATCCTCAAGGCAGGCATCGCCAAGGGGCTGCTCCCCAGGATGCATGCCAACCAGTTGGGTCACGGGCCCGGCATTGAGGTCGCCTGCGAGGTCGGGGCGGCCAGCGCCGACCATTGCACATTCGCCACCGACGACGACCTGCGCAACCTGGCCGACGCCGGTGTGGTGGCGACTCTGCTGCCGGGCGTCGAGTTCAGCACGCGGCAGCCCTATCCGGACGCCCGCCGCTTCCTCGACGCCGGGGTCACGGTCGCGCTCGCAAGCGACTGCAACCCGGGTTCGTGCTACACCAGTTCGATGCCCTTCTGCATCGCGGTGGCCGTACGGGACATGAGGATGACTCCCGCGCAGGCGGTCTGGTCCGCGACCGCTGGTGGCGCTCGAGCGCTGCGTCGCGACGACGTCGGCGTACTCGTCCCGGGAGCCCTCGCGGACCTGGCGGTGCTGGCCGCGCCCTCCCACATCCACCTCGCGTACCGCCCCGGCGTGCCGATTGTCAGCCCTCTCCCCGAGGGTCGTCTCCCACTCGAAACAAAAAGGGTGTGA
- a CDS encoding allantoate amidohydrolase has protein sequence MDFEAMWRALLPVGRASTGGYRRSPFASAERECLDWFLEAAVARDLRIESDGNGNVVAWWEPVGAAGPAVVTGSHLDSVTEGGAYDGPLGVVSALAAIDVLRERDVRPGRPIGVSVFAEEEGSRFGLACLGSRLATGVLAPEKAAALTDRQGVRLDEAMAAAGVTGALGRSAWLDRVGTFVELHVEQGRDLVHRDRSVAVASEIWPHGRYRFDFTGEANHAGATRMEDRHDPMLAYAATALAAGEQARASGQRATFGRIEAVPNGTNAVPSRVTAWLDARAESDDVLADLVSDIEDAGRTRSQLDGTALTLTPESVSPSVAFDASLARRLARALGDAPIIPTQAGHDAGILSGAGIPTAMLFVRNPTGVSHAPGEYAEMADCLAGVTALADVLEELAS, from the coding sequence ATGGACTTCGAGGCGATGTGGCGGGCGCTGCTGCCTGTTGGCCGGGCGTCGACCGGTGGCTACCGGCGCAGCCCGTTCGCCTCCGCCGAGCGCGAGTGCCTGGACTGGTTCCTCGAGGCGGCCGTCGCCCGGGATCTGCGGATCGAAAGTGACGGCAACGGGAACGTCGTCGCGTGGTGGGAGCCGGTCGGCGCGGCCGGCCCCGCCGTGGTCACCGGATCGCACCTCGACAGCGTCACCGAGGGCGGTGCGTACGACGGCCCGCTCGGTGTGGTCTCGGCGCTTGCGGCGATCGACGTCCTGCGTGAGCGTGACGTACGCCCGGGTCGGCCGATCGGTGTGTCGGTGTTCGCGGAGGAGGAGGGCTCCCGGTTCGGGCTGGCTTGCCTCGGATCGCGCCTCGCCACCGGCGTACTCGCCCCGGAGAAGGCGGCGGCTCTGACTGATCGTCAGGGGGTCCGTCTGGACGAGGCGATGGCCGCGGCTGGCGTGACCGGCGCACTGGGCCGCTCCGCATGGCTCGACCGCGTGGGCACGTTCGTCGAACTCCACGTCGAGCAGGGCAGGGACCTCGTTCATCGCGACCGGTCGGTCGCCGTGGCCAGCGAGATCTGGCCGCACGGTCGCTACCGTTTCGACTTCACCGGGGAGGCCAACCATGCTGGCGCCACGCGGATGGAGGACCGGCATGACCCGATGCTGGCGTACGCGGCGACCGCGCTCGCGGCCGGTGAGCAGGCTCGAGCCAGCGGGCAAAGGGCCACCTTCGGCCGGATCGAGGCGGTGCCGAACGGCACCAACGCCGTCCCTTCGCGAGTCACCGCCTGGCTCGATGCGCGGGCCGAGTCCGACGACGTGCTCGCCGATCTGGTCAGCGACATCGAGGACGCGGGTCGTACGCGGTCCCAACTCGACGGGACCGCGCTGACGTTGACGCCCGAATCCGTGTCCCCGTCGGTGGCCTTCGACGCCTCCTTGGCCCGTCGGCTCGCGAGGGCTCTCGGCGACGCCCCGATCATCCCCACCCAGGCCGGGCACGATGCAGGCATCCTCTCGGGTGCGGGCATCCCCACCGCGATGCTGTTCGTACGCAATCCGACCGGCGTCTCCCACGCGCCTGGCGAGTACGCCGAGATGGCGGACTGCCTGGCTGGCGTGACGGCGCTGGCCGATGTCCTCGAGGAGTTGGCGTCGTGA
- a CDS encoding formimidoylglutamate deiminase, producing the protein MTALVLEHAILDGVSVPDVAVTVADGVITAVDPVAAGGDGSSTTVPGLTVAGFANCHSHAFHRALRGRTQAERGSFWTWREQMYARAATLTPDEYFRLATRVYEEMRATGITAVGEFHYLHHQPGGTPYDDPNEMGRALLAAADEAGIRIRLLDACYVSSGFGQAPEGVQRRFSDGDADRWAERVAAFDDPRVGVAIHSVRAVPREQLATVVKVAEGRPLHVHLSEQVTENEQCLAAYGMTPTHVLAEAGALGPMTTVVHATHLTDSDIRMLGEARVFVNFCPTTERDLADGIGPSRRLAEAGARLTLGSDSHAVIDLFEEMRAVEMHERLATQQRGHWSAAELIAVATVDGHASLGFEDAGRIAPGQRADLVTIDLDTLRTRDCGASAEAFVFAATAADVREVRRG; encoded by the coding sequence GTGACGGCGCTCGTCCTGGAGCACGCGATCCTCGACGGTGTCTCGGTGCCGGACGTGGCGGTCACGGTGGCCGACGGCGTGATCACGGCCGTTGACCCGGTCGCAGCGGGCGGCGACGGCAGCTCGACAACCGTCCCCGGACTGACCGTCGCTGGCTTCGCCAACTGTCACTCGCACGCCTTTCATCGAGCGCTTCGAGGTCGCACCCAGGCCGAGCGCGGCAGCTTCTGGACCTGGCGCGAGCAGATGTACGCCCGTGCGGCGACGCTGACTCCGGACGAGTACTTCAGGCTCGCGACCCGCGTCTACGAGGAGATGCGCGCGACCGGGATCACCGCGGTCGGTGAGTTCCACTACCTGCACCACCAGCCCGGCGGCACCCCGTACGACGACCCCAACGAGATGGGTCGCGCACTGCTCGCGGCCGCCGATGAGGCCGGCATCCGGATCCGCCTGCTTGACGCCTGCTACGTCTCATCGGGCTTCGGGCAGGCTCCGGAGGGGGTGCAGCGCCGATTCAGCGACGGCGATGCCGACCGGTGGGCCGAACGGGTCGCCGCCTTCGACGATCCGCGTGTCGGTGTCGCGATCCACTCCGTACGCGCGGTCCCGCGGGAGCAGTTGGCAACGGTGGTGAAGGTGGCCGAGGGCCGCCCGCTGCACGTGCACCTCTCCGAGCAGGTCACCGAGAATGAGCAGTGCTTGGCTGCGTACGGCATGACGCCGACGCACGTGCTCGCCGAAGCGGGCGCGCTCGGCCCGATGACGACGGTGGTGCACGCGACGCATCTGACCGACTCCGACATCCGCATGCTCGGCGAGGCGCGCGTGTTCGTGAACTTCTGTCCCACCACCGAACGCGACCTCGCCGACGGCATCGGTCCGTCGCGCCGACTGGCTGAAGCCGGGGCGCGGCTGACGCTGGGCTCCGACAGCCACGCGGTCATCGATCTCTTCGAGGAGATGCGGGCAGTGGAGATGCACGAACGGCTCGCCACCCAGCAGCGCGGCCACTGGTCTGCGGCCGAACTGATTGCTGTGGCGACCGTCGACGGCCACGCCTCGCTCGGGTTCGAGGACGCCGGTCGGATCGCCCCGGGTCAGCGGGCTGATCTCGTCACCATCGACCTGGACACCCTTCGTACCCGCGACTGTGGCGCCTCCGCCGAGGCTTTCGTGTTCGCAGCGACAGCGGCCGATGTACGAGAGGTGCGCCGTGGCTGA